Genomic DNA from Deltaproteobacteria bacterium:
TTGGAAGGTTTTGTACCAGACGTGGACGCCACGATTGTGACCCGTATCCTCGATGCAGGCGGGGAGATCATCGGCAAGGCCGTCTGTGAAGACCTGTGCCTGACCGGTGGATCTCACACTTCGGTGACAGGCCCTGTTCTCAACCCCCATAATCCGAGGTACTCAGCAGGCGGGTCATCGAGCGGGAGCGCTGTTCTGGTGGTTAACGAAGATTGCGACATGGCTATAGGAGGCGATCAAGGGGGGTCTATCCGTATCCCCAGCGCCCTCTGCGGCGCCTATGGCTTGAAACCAACCTATGGACTGGTCCCATACACGGGAATCTTCCCCATCGAGAATACCCTGGATCATACCGGCCCCATGGCCAGGACCGTTGAGGATGTTGCGCTCCTGTTGGAGGTCATCGCAGGCAGGGACCCGCTCGATCCCCGGCAGCGAGAAGAAATCAAGAAGATATCCTACACAAAGGCACTCACCGGAAGCGTAAGAGACCTCTCTTTCGGGGTGGTCCGAGAAGGGTTTGGCTGGCCGGAAGGGTCGGGGCCGGATGTGGACCAGGCTGTCAAGGATGCCGCTTTCAGCTTTGAGAAGCTGGGAGCGAAGGTGAGGGAGCTTTCCATTCCTCTTCATAGAGATGGGATCCATATCTTTTCCCCCATCTTCGTAGAAGGTGCTGCCGCCCAGATGATCCGCGGCAACGGATTCGGCACAGGCTGGAAGGGTTACTATCCGACAGGTATGTTGAACTACTATGGAAAATCCCGAAAAATGTTGGCTGATAACTTCTCTAATACTGTCAAACTGGTCATTCTCGTTGGCCATTACATGTTGACCCGGTATCACGGTCGATACTATGCCAAGGCCCAGAACCAGGTACGCCTGTTGCGAGAGGCTTATGACCAGGCCCTCCGGGAGGTGGAT
This window encodes:
- a CDS encoding amidase; translation: MAKELLGRAVGSTRRGIIPPTLEELRSIAQEYHMTMSIEDLEGFAAEIEGTLASYRRVGQLPEPRPEVKYPRVPGYRPPRDENPLNAWCWRCSIKGASRGKLAGKTIAIKDNVCVAGVPMMNGSAILEGFVPDVDATIVTRILDAGGEIIGKAVCEDLCLTGGSHTSVTGPVLNPHNPRYSAGGSSSGSAVLVVNEDCDMAIGGDQGGSIRIPSALCGAYGLKPTYGLVPYTGIFPIENTLDHTGPMARTVEDVALLLEVIAGRDPLDPRQREEIKKISYTKALTGSVRDLSFGVVREGFGWPEGSGPDVDQAVKDAAFSFEKLGAKVRELSIPLHRDGIHIFSPIFVEGAAAQMIRGNGFGTGWKGYYPTGMLNYYGKSRKMLADNFSNTVKLVILVGHYMLTRYHGRYYAKAQNQVRLLREAYDQALREVDLLVMPTVAPEGKALPLVENPTPEEYFRLGWRHHWNCAPFNITGHPAMNVPCAKSDGLPIGMMLIGRQFGDATVLRGAHAFQSLGRYG